In Piliocolobus tephrosceles isolate RC106 chromosome 4, ASM277652v3, whole genome shotgun sequence, the following are encoded in one genomic region:
- the MOCS2 gene encoding molybdopterin synthase catalytic subunit has translation MSSLEISSSCFNLETKLPLSPPLVEDSAFEPSRKDIDEVEEKSKDIINFTAEKLSVDEVSQLVISPLCGAVSLFVGTTRNNFEGKKVISLEYEAYLPMAKNEVKKICSDIRQKWPVKHIAVFHRLGLVPVSEASIIIAVSSAHRAASLEAVSYAIDTLKAKVPIWKKEIYEESSSWKGNKECFWVSNN, from the exons ATGTCGAGCTTGGAGATCAgctcctcctgcttcaacctggAGACGAAATTGCCGTTATCCCCCCCATTAGTGGAGGATAGTGCTTTTGAGCCGTCTAG GAAAGATATAGATGAAGttgaagagaaatctaaagacaTTATAAACTTTACTGCTGAGAAACTTTCAGTAGATGAAGTCTCACAGTTGGTGATTTCTCCGCTCTGTGGTGCAGTATCTCTCTTTGTAG ggacTACAAGAAATAACTTTGAAGGGAAGAAAGTCATTAGCTTAGAATATGAAGCGTATCTACCCATGGCGAAAAACGAAGTCAAAAAGATTTGTAGTGACATTAGGCAGAAATGGCCAGTCAAACACATAGCAGTGTTCCATAGACTTGG CTTGGTTCCAGTGTCAGAAGCAAGCATAATCATTGCTGTGTCCTCAGCCCACAGAGCTGCATCTCTTGAAGCTGTGAGCTATGCCATTGATACTTTAAAAGCCAAGGTGCCCATATGGAAAAAG GAAATTTATGAAGAGTCATCATCTTGGAAAGGAAACAAAGAGTGCTTTTGGGTATCCAACAATTAA